One window of the Macaca thibetana thibetana isolate TM-01 chromosome 1, ASM2454274v1, whole genome shotgun sequence genome contains the following:
- the TRIM45 gene encoding tripartite motif-containing protein 45: MSENRKPLLGIVSKLPNGTALGNSGKTHCPLCLGLFKAPRLLPCLHTVCTTCLEQLEPFSVVDIRGGDSDTSSEGSIFQELKPRSLQSQIGILCPVCDAQVDLPMGGVKALTIDHLAVNDVMLESLRGEGQGLVCDLCNDREVEKRCQTCKANLCHFCCQAHRRQKKTTYHTMVDLKDLKGYSRIGKPILCPIHPAEELRLFCEFCDRPVCRDCVVGEHREHPCDFTSNVIHKHGDSVRELLKGTQPHVEALEEALAQINIMNSALQKRVEAVAADVQTFSEGYIKAIEEHRDKLLKQLEDIRIQKENSLQLQKAQLEQLLADMRTGVEFTEHLLTSGSDLEILITKGVVVERLRKLNKVQYSARPGVNDKIRFCPQEKAGQCHGYEIYGTINTKEVDPAKCVLQGEDLHRAREKQTASFTLLCKDAAGEIMGRGGDNIQVAVLPKDKKDSPVRPMVQDNKDGTYYISYTPKEPGVYTVWVCVKEQHVQGSPFTVTVRRKHRPHPGVFHCCTFCSSGGQKTARCACGGTMPGGYLGCGHGHKGHPGRPHWSCCGKFNEKSECTWTGGQSAPRSLLRTVAL, encoded by the exons ATGTCAGAAAACAGAAAGCCGCTGCTGGGCATTGTAAGCAAACTCCCTAATGGGACTGCACTTGGAAACTCAGGCAAGACTCACTGCCCCTTGTGCTTGGGGCTTTTCAAAGCCCCCAGGCTCTTGCCTTGTTTGCATACAGTTTGCACCACGTGTCTGGAGCAGCTGGAGCCCTTCTCAGTAGTGGACATCCGAGGGGGAGACTCTGACACAAGCTCTGAGGGGTCAATATTCCAGGAACTCAAGCCACGAAGTCTGCAGTCGCAGATCGGCATCCTCTGTCCGGTATGTGATGCTCAGGTGGACCTGCCCATGGGTGGAGTGAAGGCTTTAACCATAGACCACCTGGCCGTGAATGATGTGATGCTGGAGAGCCTGCGTGGGGAAGGCCAGGGCCTGGTGTGTGACCTGTGCAACGACAGGGAAGTAGAGAAGAGGTGTCAGACCTGCAAAGCCAACCTCTGCCACTTCTGCTGCCAGGCTCATAG GCGGCAGAAGAAAACGACTTACCACACTATGGTGGACCTAAAAGACCTGAAAGGCTACAGCCGGATTGGGAAGCCCATCCTGTGTCCTATTCATCCTGCAGAGGAACTGAGGCTGTTCTGTGAGTTCTGTGACCGGCCTGTGTGCCGGGATTGCGTGGTGGGGGAGCATCGGGAACACCCCTGTGACTTCACCAGCAATGTCATCCACAAACATGGGGACTCTGTGCGGGAGCTCCTCAAAGGTACTCAGCCCCACGTGGAGGCCCTGGAGGAAGCCCTGGCTCAGATCAACATAATGAACAGTGCCCTGCAGAAGCGAGTGGAGGCAGTGGCAGCTGATGTCCAGACATTCTCGGAGGGCTACATTAAGGCTATTGAGGAGCATCGGGACAAGCTGCTGAAGCAGCTGGAAGACATACGAATCCAGAAAGAAAATTCCCTGCAGCTGCAGAAGGCCCAGCTGGAACAGTTACTGGCAGACATGCGGACTGGAGTGGAGTTCACCGAGCACTTGCTGACCAGCGGCTCAGACTTGGAGATCCTCATCACCAAGGGGGTGGTAGTAGAACGGCTCAGGAAGCTGAACAAAGTTCAATATAGTGCCCGTCCTGGAGTAAATGATAAGATACGCTTCTGTCCTCAGGAGAAAGCAGGCCAGTGCCATGGCTATGAAATTTATGGTACCATTAATACCAAAGAGGTTGATCCAGCCAAATGTGTCCTACAAGGAGAAG ACCTCCACAGAGCCCGGGAGAAACAGACAGCCTCTTTCACCCTGCTTTGTAAGGATGCCGCAGGAGAAATCATGGGCAGGGGAGGAGACAACATTCAAGTTGCCGTTCTCCCTAAGGATAAGAAAGACAG CCCAGTCAGACCAATGGTGCAGGATAACAAGGATGGGACATACTACATTTCCTACACCCCCAAGGAGCCTGGTGTCTATACTGTGTGGGTCTGCGTCAAAGAACAGCATGTGCAG GGCTCGCCATTCACTGTGACCGTGAGGAGAAAGCACCGCCCACACCCAGGTGTGTTTCACTGCTGCACCTTCTGCTCCAGTGGAGGCCAGAAAACCGCTCGCTGCGCCTGTGGAGGCACCATGCCAG GTGGGTACCTAGGCTGTGGCCATGGACACAAAGGCCACCCAGGTCGTCCCCACTGGTCATGCTGTGGGAAGTTTAATGAGAAGTCTGAATGCACGTGGACAGGTGGGCAGAGCGCACCGAGGAGTCTACTTAGGACTGTGGCTCTCTGA